The Verrucomicrobiota bacterium genome includes a window with the following:
- the rpmB gene encoding 50S ribosomal protein L28, with amino-acid sequence MSRICEICGKHPSAGRKICRRGLAKKDGGIGLKTTGVTRRRFLPNIQTVKVKDPNGTVRHAKVCAQCISAGKIAKA; translated from the coding sequence ATGTCGCGAATTTGTGAGATATGCGGCAAGCACCCGTCGGCGGGACGCAAGATCTGCCGCCGCGGTCTGGCCAAGAAGGACGGGGGCATCGGGCTCAAGACGACGGGCGTGACGCGCCGCCGCTTCCTGCCCAACATTCAGACCGTCAAGGTCAAGGACCCTAACGGTACTGTGCGCCACGCCAAGGTCTGCGCCCAGTGCATCAGCGCCGGAAAGATCGCCAAGGCGTAG
- a CDS encoding HAD hydrolase-like protein: MELLFDLDGTLTNPAAGITRSLEHALVTLGHGVSPGDDLKRFIGPPLREAFAELLSTDDEATLSLAIRHYRDRYTEAGIYENDLYPDVPSGLASLRELGHRLWIATSKPQVYAQRIAEHFGISRWFENVYGSELSGRNADKAELIGHLLKTEKLRPTDAWMIGDRIHDVVGAQRNGVRTIAVLWGYGSEAELRAARPDAMVRSMAELCREIRGRH, from the coding sequence ATGGAGTTGCTGTTCGATCTTGACGGGACCCTGACCAATCCTGCCGCCGGGATCACCCGCTCCCTGGAACATGCGCTTGTCACGCTTGGACATGGCGTGTCGCCCGGCGACGATCTGAAGAGGTTTATCGGACCGCCTCTTCGCGAAGCATTCGCCGAGCTGCTCTCGACAGACGACGAAGCCACACTCAGTCTCGCCATCCGGCACTATCGCGACCGGTACACCGAAGCAGGGATCTACGAGAATGACCTCTACCCGGACGTGCCGAGCGGACTCGCCTCACTTCGCGAGTTGGGCCACCGACTCTGGATCGCCACCTCGAAACCGCAGGTCTATGCCCAGAGAATTGCCGAACACTTCGGCATCAGCCGGTGGTTTGAGAACGTGTACGGATCGGAGCTGTCCGGCAGGAATGCGGACAAGGCCGAGCTCATCGGCCACCTGCTCAAGACGGAGAAGCTTCGGCCCACGGACGCTTGGATGATCGGTGATCGGATCCACGACGTCGTCGGCGCTCAGCGGAACGGCGTGCGCACGATCGCGGTGCTGTGGGGATACGGATCCGAGGCGGAGCTCCGCGCTGCGCGGCCTGACGCGATGGTCCGTTCGATGGCTGAATTGTGCAGGGAGATCAGAGGCAGGCACTGA
- the recJ gene encoding single-stranded-DNA-specific exonuclease RecJ: protein MGRQRTDKTWQFVQTDQSLVDEVAAAFDIHPIIARIVANRGFGDHAAIDTFLHGRLSDLYDPFLLNDMENAVERVLQAVARREHIMVYGDYDVDGITSVALLSSLFTTMQVSHGYYLPNRITEGYGISNEGIDRCRESNARLIITVDCGINSIGEIAYARSLGMDVIVTDHHEPGDVLPDCLAVINPKRADTTYPFKDLAGVGVTFKLVHGLISRAVERGVLERANVNLKNKLDLVALGTVADTVTLLDENRILVKHGLRQLSRSQRIGLQELKAVSNVNEEITSYDVAYRLAPRLNAMGRLGDARSGVELLCSEDEKEAFNLATLIEQNNRRRQTIEQEILAEVEAAVDGTVDLDGSRTIVLASDRWHLGVVPIVASRIAKTYHRPTAIISVDGSIGKGSARSVGDIALLDTLRECEDLLESYGGHRLAAGFQILPENIEAFTALFEEVIRRRYPDEEQFLPSLSIEVEVALDEMRLNFVRQLQVLEPFGHGNPQPVFASRGVFLKWSPKLVGSNHLKLWFESKDSVVEGIGFSMGELLPQLRNSEARYDIAYIPRLNYFRGEETVQLLIRDIKFASNG, encoded by the coding sequence ATGGGGCGTCAACGCACCGATAAGACCTGGCAGTTTGTCCAGACCGACCAGTCGCTCGTTGACGAGGTCGCCGCCGCGTTTGACATTCATCCGATCATCGCCCGCATCGTGGCCAACCGGGGCTTCGGCGACCACGCGGCGATCGATACGTTCCTACACGGCCGGCTGAGCGACCTCTACGATCCCTTCCTGCTGAATGACATGGAGAACGCCGTCGAGCGCGTGCTCCAGGCCGTGGCGCGCCGCGAGCACATCATGGTCTACGGCGACTACGACGTGGACGGGATCACGAGCGTGGCCCTGCTGTCGAGCCTGTTCACGACGATGCAGGTCAGCCACGGCTACTATCTGCCGAACCGGATCACGGAGGGCTACGGCATCTCGAATGAGGGCATCGACCGGTGCCGCGAGAGCAACGCGCGGCTCATCATCACGGTCGACTGCGGCATCAACTCGATCGGCGAGATCGCCTACGCGCGCTCGCTCGGCATGGACGTGATCGTCACCGACCACCACGAGCCGGGCGATGTGCTCCCCGACTGTCTCGCGGTGATCAACCCGAAGCGAGCCGACACCACGTATCCGTTCAAAGACCTCGCCGGCGTCGGCGTCACCTTCAAGCTGGTCCACGGGCTCATCAGCCGCGCCGTCGAGCGCGGCGTGCTCGAGCGCGCCAACGTCAACCTGAAGAACAAGCTCGATCTCGTCGCGCTCGGCACCGTGGCCGACACGGTGACGCTGCTGGACGAGAACCGGATCCTGGTCAAGCACGGTCTGCGCCAGCTCAGCCGGAGCCAGCGCATCGGCCTGCAGGAGCTCAAGGCGGTGAGCAACGTCAACGAGGAGATCACGAGCTACGACGTGGCCTACCGGCTTGCGCCGCGGCTCAACGCCATGGGCCGGCTCGGCGACGCGCGTTCAGGCGTCGAACTGCTGTGCAGCGAGGACGAGAAGGAGGCGTTCAACCTCGCCACCTTGATCGAGCAGAACAACCGCCGGCGCCAGACCATCGAGCAGGAGATCCTGGCCGAGGTCGAGGCGGCTGTGGACGGAACGGTCGACCTCGACGGCTCGCGCACCATCGTGCTCGCCAGCGACCGCTGGCATCTGGGCGTGGTGCCCATCGTCGCCTCGCGCATCGCCAAGACCTACCATCGCCCGACGGCGATCATCTCGGTTGACGGCAGCATCGGCAAAGGCTCGGCGCGCAGCGTGGGCGACATTGCGCTGCTCGACACCCTGCGCGAGTGCGAGGACCTGTTGGAGAGCTACGGTGGGCACCGGCTTGCCGCCGGCTTCCAGATCCTGCCCGAGAACATCGAAGCGTTCACGGCGCTGTTCGAAGAGGTCATTCGCCGCCGATACCCGGATGAGGAGCAGTTCCTGCCGTCGCTGAGCATCGAGGTGGAGGTCGCCCTCGACGAGATGCGGCTCAACTTCGTGCGCCAGCTCCAGGTGCTCGAGCCCTTCGGGCACGGCAATCCGCAGCCGGTGTTTGCCTCGCGCGGCGTCTTCCTCAAGTGGTCGCCCAAGCTCGTCGGGTCCAACCACCTCAAGCTCTGGTTCGAGAGCAAGGACAGCGTCGTCGAAGGGATTGGCTTCTCGATGGGCGAGCTGCTGCCGCAGCTCCGGAACAGCGAGGCACGCTACGATATCGCCTACATCCCGCGGCTCAACTACTTCCGCGGCGAAGAGACCGTCCAACTCCTCATCCGCGACATCAAGTTCGCCTCCAACGGATGA
- a CDS encoding SH3 domain-containing protein, with protein MVRRVLVIGLAVCLAGLFSSCRDTGTQKTSTARRSSAARVPLMKRYDPRKQIQEWVRATKGEGEGEKVKVYAGPSTKELVIGQLNFGANVLLVDQVPGWYGVRYYNADGGEFYGWVRLDQMRYVGQRQQENEVIVVGDDQDTRPFTIEEADEAMRRVLSVPYKRVQGRDGQLEKAFWGGKDAEGYDDLSLLVRLNVTSDAKRWAAQAQVELSKLSRRTPQQYIQVLVAYWSALDWYVKDNKSQFTKMLRQADDKRNEFAQYFGN; from the coding sequence ATGGTGCGTCGAGTACTTGTCATTGGGCTCGCGGTGTGCCTGGCTGGGCTGTTTTCGAGTTGCCGTGACACGGGCACGCAGAAGACCTCGACCGCGCGCAGGTCATCGGCGGCGCGCGTGCCGCTCATGAAGCGCTACGATCCACGGAAGCAGATCCAGGAATGGGTGCGGGCGACCAAGGGTGAGGGCGAGGGCGAGAAGGTCAAGGTGTACGCCGGCCCAAGCACGAAGGAGCTGGTGATTGGCCAGCTCAACTTCGGTGCGAACGTGCTGCTGGTCGATCAGGTCCCAGGCTGGTACGGGGTCCGCTACTACAATGCTGACGGGGGCGAGTTCTATGGCTGGGTGCGCCTCGACCAGATGCGCTACGTCGGGCAGCGCCAGCAGGAGAACGAGGTCATTGTCGTCGGCGACGATCAGGACACGCGGCCGTTTACCATCGAGGAGGCCGACGAGGCGATGCGCCGCGTCCTGTCGGTGCCATACAAGCGCGTGCAGGGCCGCGACGGCCAACTGGAGAAGGCGTTCTGGGGAGGCAAGGACGCGGAAGGCTATGACGACCTGTCGCTGCTCGTTCGCCTCAATGTCACCAGCGACGCCAAACGCTGGGCCGCCCAGGCCCAGGTCGAGCTGTCGAAACTGAGCCGGCGCACCCCGCAGCAGTACATCCAGGTGCTCGTCGCCTACTGGAGCGCGCTGGACTGGTACGTCAAGGACAACAAGTCGCAGTTCACCAAGATGCTCAGGCAGGCCGACGACAAGCGCAACGAGTTCGCGCAGTACTTCGGCAACTAA
- the secD gene encoding protein translocase subunit SecD, which yields MSSSLRWRIVLVIVVTLFALALVWPTIRWATLSPEQKSELNLLYYEWDKELEDDLAYSRKQPKQREGIEQERAQRQKALEAKRRELEADPAYQALKPVEQRRAMLDLELRARTPRTASLGRNTSRDLYRWWYGDEGKILRLGLDLQGGIYMVLETEPDARDLVYEKLRQRIDQFGVAEPLLQKEGDSRIIVQLPGATDLARAERLITERAVMKWALVEEEMLDQKAWSRDKLLAIYDGIERVVDPEDPTQRVPVKDEDGNLIRPKLFDAEAAERGIPERTILRVYEDTEPDTGRTTRIPLLLQDPAVLTGDDLVGKDCHTTMGGYNQPVVAFRIGDSDAIARFTDSTKKYSAKSENNRGGKGWRLAILLDDKVISAPHIAQTLTDSGVITGSKNYDEADDLALKLRTGSLPAEIRIVRNTQVGPSLGADSIRMGWRAAVIGLICVALFMGIYYRLAGLFSVVALAINLVLLLGALAAAGATLTLPGIAGIILTIGMAVDANVLVFERIREELAAAKKVKAAVEAGYHKALRTILDANITTLITAAVLFFLGTGPVRGFAVTLSLGICTSVFSAIVVTRVLFDVLLLRKSVETVKMFQFFSRPSFDFLKWRNVAIVGSAAVVLIGLIGFGARFSENWGTDFRGGTVLRLDFGENEVQVGDVRTALKTLGFDARVQAFDVEGGKVTKTIAQIKETMDENADLQNLPDRIEELMGVELADRSVESISASVSKDLAGQTAVAFVLALVGILIYVSWRFEFRFAVGAIVALLHDVLIALGFFAGFFVLTRRQIDTPTIAAFLTIVGYSLNDTIVIFDRIREDLKIMKRLDFRTIVNTSINQTLSRTVLTSLTTLLVVIALFMLGGQAINDFSFAMLIGIIAGTYSTIYIATPILVFMHKKAEA from the coding sequence ATGAGTTCGAGCCTGCGCTGGCGCATCGTGCTCGTGATCGTGGTCACGCTGTTCGCGCTTGCGCTCGTGTGGCCCACCATTCGCTGGGCCACGCTGAGCCCCGAGCAGAAGAGCGAGCTGAACCTGCTCTACTACGAGTGGGACAAGGAGCTCGAGGACGACCTGGCCTACTCGCGCAAGCAGCCCAAGCAGCGCGAGGGCATCGAACAGGAGCGCGCCCAGCGCCAGAAGGCCCTCGAGGCCAAGCGCCGCGAGCTCGAGGCGGACCCCGCCTACCAAGCCCTCAAGCCGGTCGAGCAGCGCCGCGCGATGCTCGACCTCGAGCTGCGTGCGCGCACGCCGCGCACAGCGAGCCTGGGACGCAACACCAGCCGCGACCTGTACCGCTGGTGGTATGGCGACGAGGGCAAGATTCTGCGGCTCGGCCTGGACCTGCAGGGCGGCATCTACATGGTGCTCGAGACCGAGCCGGATGCGCGTGACCTCGTGTATGAGAAGCTCCGTCAGCGCATTGACCAGTTCGGTGTTGCCGAGCCGCTGCTTCAGAAAGAGGGCGACTCGCGCATTATCGTCCAGCTCCCGGGTGCCACGGACCTTGCGCGCGCCGAGCGGCTCATCACCGAGCGCGCGGTGATGAAGTGGGCGCTTGTCGAGGAGGAGATGCTCGACCAGAAGGCGTGGAGCCGCGACAAGCTGCTCGCCATCTACGACGGCATCGAGCGCGTCGTCGACCCGGAGGATCCGACGCAGCGGGTGCCCGTCAAAGACGAGGACGGCAACCTTATCCGTCCGAAGCTTTTCGATGCGGAGGCCGCCGAGCGCGGGATTCCGGAGCGCACCATCCTGCGCGTGTACGAGGACACCGAGCCCGACACGGGCCGTACGACGCGCATCCCGCTGCTGCTCCAGGATCCGGCCGTGCTTACGGGCGACGATCTGGTCGGCAAGGACTGCCACACGACGATGGGCGGCTACAACCAGCCTGTTGTGGCATTCCGGATTGGGGATTCCGACGCGATCGCCCGCTTCACGGACAGCACCAAGAAGTACAGCGCCAAGTCGGAGAACAACCGCGGTGGGAAGGGCTGGCGGCTGGCCATTCTGCTCGACGACAAGGTCATCAGCGCACCGCACATCGCCCAGACGCTGACGGATTCGGGCGTTATCACCGGGTCGAAGAACTACGACGAGGCCGACGACCTGGCGCTCAAGCTGCGCACGGGGTCGCTTCCGGCCGAGATCAGGATCGTGCGCAACACGCAGGTTGGCCCTTCGCTGGGTGCCGACTCGATCCGGATGGGCTGGCGCGCCGCCGTGATCGGTCTGATCTGCGTCGCGCTTTTCATGGGCATCTACTACCGGCTCGCGGGGCTGTTCTCAGTCGTGGCGCTGGCGATCAACCTCGTGCTGCTGCTGGGCGCGCTCGCGGCGGCGGGCGCGACGCTGACGTTGCCGGGCATCGCGGGCATCATCCTGACCATCGGTATGGCCGTCGACGCCAACGTGCTGGTTTTCGAGCGCATCCGCGAGGAACTCGCGGCGGCCAAGAAGGTCAAGGCGGCGGTCGAAGCCGGCTATCACAAGGCGCTGCGGACGATTCTCGACGCGAACATCACCACGCTCATTACGGCCGCCGTGCTGTTCTTCCTCGGCACAGGCCCCGTGCGCGGGTTCGCCGTGACGCTGAGCCTCGGCATCTGCACCTCGGTGTTCTCGGCGATCGTGGTGACTCGCGTGCTGTTTGACGTGCTGCTGCTGCGCAAGTCGGTCGAGACGGTGAAGATGTTCCAGTTCTTCAGCCGGCCCAGCTTCGACTTCCTCAAGTGGCGTAACGTGGCCATTGTCGGTTCGGCCGCCGTGGTTCTCATCGGCCTGATCGGGTTCGGCGCCCGATTCAGTGAGAACTGGGGCACCGACTTCCGGGGCGGCACGGTGCTCCGGCTCGACTTCGGCGAGAACGAGGTCCAGGTCGGCGATGTCCGTACGGCGCTCAAGACGCTCGGTTTCGATGCACGCGTCCAGGCCTTCGATGTCGAGGGCGGGAAGGTGACTAAGACCATCGCCCAGATAAAGGAGACGATGGACGAGAACGCGGACCTGCAGAACCTGCCGGATCGGATCGAAGAGCTGATGGGCGTGGAACTGGCCGACCGGAGCGTCGAGAGCATCTCGGCATCGGTTTCCAAGGACCTCGCGGGCCAGACGGCGGTGGCTTTCGTGCTCGCGCTGGTCGGTATCCTCATCTACGTCTCGTGGCGGTTCGAGTTCCGCTTCGCCGTGGGCGCCATCGTGGCGCTGCTCCACGACGTGCTTATCGCGCTCGGATTCTTTGCCGGGTTCTTCGTGCTGACGCGGCGTCAGATCGACACGCCGACAATCGCGGCGTTCCTGACCATCGTCGGCTACTCGCTCAACGACACGATTGTGATCTTCGACCGGATCCGCGAGGACCTCAAGATCATGAAGCGGCTCGACTTCCGCACGATCGTCAACACGAGCATCAACCAGACGTTGAGCCGCACCGTGCTGACCTCGCTAACCACGCTGCTCGTGGTGATTGCGCTCTTCATGCTCGGCGGCCAGGCGATCAACGATTTCTCGTTCGCCATGCTCATCGGCATCATTGCGGGCACCTATTCGACTATCTACATCGCGACGCCGATCCTGGTCTTCATGCACAAGAAGGCGGAGGCTTGA
- the yajC gene encoding preprotein translocase subunit YajC encodes MIVMIAAIFGFFYLLIIRPQQRQKREQATMIDSLRRGDKVVTIGGVHGRIEQVKETTVLVKVAEGVKIEFSKASVAQVKERKDESENVLQESE; translated from the coding sequence ATGATTGTCATGATCGCCGCGATCTTCGGGTTCTTCTATCTGCTCATCATCCGGCCGCAGCAGCGGCAGAAACGTGAGCAGGCCACGATGATCGACTCGCTGCGCCGCGGCGACAAGGTGGTCACGATCGGCGGTGTCCACGGCCGTATCGAGCAGGTCAAGGAGACCACCGTGCTGGTCAAGGTGGCCGAGGGAGTCAAGATCGAGTTCAGCAAGGCGAGTGTCGCCCAGGTCAAGGAACGCAAGGACGAGAGCGAGAACGTCCTGCAGGAGAGCGAGTAG